In a single window of the Eshraghiella crossota genome:
- a CDS encoding FHA domain-containing protein, which translates to MSKIVFTKKRKETYVEIKLTSGQVLNNREYEILREGRYDYLLVPEAGKKSIKYNVNEYISLEEYFTSVTSKDRFLSVIQYILTGISESVNLMFEIKQFVFDKKYIFVNRQDKSVRFVYVPIINEDNEYELKAFFRDLAFSTVFNQMEDCSYVSKYIQYFNQHIDFSLYDFHDFINGLRGNTKNGAEFLSEKLAVSDGNSKKPEKIKCTGIYTPNFSAEDTTTVAHPSKLLSGRNQSEDIFVKPKTGGTTMLGLDENNGGTTILSEAEMRMCYPKIIRIKTGEEADIYKDDFVIGQAEGNADFCISDNSAISREHVHIIKDGNKYYLIDYKSTNGTYIQNRKIEKNKYAELTDGIVFRLANEEFRFKI; encoded by the coding sequence ATGAGTAAAATAGTTTTCACTAAAAAGAGAAAAGAAACGTATGTGGAGATAAAGTTGACATCCGGACAGGTACTGAATAACAGGGAATATGAAATTCTCAGAGAAGGAAGATACGATTATCTGCTGGTACCCGAGGCGGGTAAAAAGTCTATTAAATATAATGTCAATGAATACATTTCGTTGGAAGAATATTTTACTTCAGTAACATCAAAAGATCGATTTTTATCGGTAATCCAATATATTCTGACAGGAATAAGTGAGTCAGTAAATCTGATGTTTGAAATAAAACAGTTTGTATTTGATAAAAAATATATCTTTGTAAATAGGCAGGATAAAAGCGTCAGGTTTGTGTATGTTCCAATAATAAATGAAGATAATGAATATGAATTAAAAGCATTTTTCAGGGATTTGGCATTTTCTACTGTATTTAATCAGATGGAGGATTGCTCATATGTGTCAAAGTATATTCAGTATTTTAATCAGCATATAGATTTTTCGTTATATGATTTTCATGATTTTATTAATGGATTAAGAGGAAATACTAAGAATGGTGCAGAATTCCTAAGTGAGAAACTCGCAGTATCTGATGGAAACAGTAAGAAACCTGAAAAAATAAAATGTACAGGTATATATACACCCAATTTTTCGGCAGAAGATACAACAACTGTTGCACATCCTTCAAAGTTATTAAGCGGTAGAAACCAATCGGAAGATATCTTTGTAAAACCCAAAACAGGGGGAACAACAATGTTGGGGTTGGATGAGAACAATGGAGGAACAACTATTTTATCCGAAGCGGAAATGAGAATGTGTTACCCTAAAATTATAAGAATAAAAACCGGTGAAGAAGCAGATATATATAAAGATGATTTTGTAATAGGGCAGGCGGAAGGAAATGCAGATTTTTGTATAAGTGATAATTCAGCAATAAGCCGTGAACATGTACATATTATAAAAGATGGCAATAAATATTATTTAATTGATTATAAATCAACTAACGGAACATATATACAAAACAGAAAGATAGAAAAAAACAAGTATGCTGAACTAACGGATGGAATAGTTTTTAGGCTTGCTAACGAAGAATTTAGATTTAAGATATAG
- a CDS encoding PP2C family protein-serine/threonine phosphatase has product MNYITGVVNDIGIEKETNQDSVLLKTGNYKNYNIAFSVVCDGMGGLSDGELASAHVVTKLSDWFDNKLIDFLDDEVRWDEIRKNLESIIVELNRQLFSYGKRNHLNLGTTITGILIINNHYMVINVGDSRTYLVNKGIRQITEDQSLVAREVKMGKMTWEEAEYDKRRNVLLQCIGATQNVEIEVYEGETGSEDGFLLCSDGFRHEISAREIFEGLELDKCETDGDIEEKLKYLVEVNKQRKESDNITAVVIKPGK; this is encoded by the coding sequence ATGAATTATATAACTGGTGTTGTAAATGATATTGGAATAGAAAAAGAAACTAATCAGGATAGTGTTCTGCTTAAGACAGGTAATTATAAAAATTATAATATAGCATTTTCAGTTGTGTGTGATGGTATGGGAGGATTGTCAGACGGGGAACTGGCAAGTGCACATGTAGTAACAAAACTATCAGATTGGTTTGATAACAAATTGATAGATTTTCTTGACGATGAAGTACGATGGGATGAAATAAGAAAAAATCTGGAGTCAATTATTGTTGAATTAAATAGGCAACTATTTAGTTATGGCAAAAGAAATCATTTGAACCTCGGAACGACAATAACAGGAATTTTGATAATAAATAATCACTATATGGTTATAAATGTTGGAGATTCAAGAACATATCTTGTTAATAAAGGGATTAGGCAGATAACAGAAGACCAGTCCTTGGTTGCAAGAGAAGTTAAAATGGGGAAAATGACATGGGAGGAAGCAGAATATGATAAAAGACGAAATGTTTTATTACAATGTATAGGTGCTACCCAGAATGTAGAAATAGAAGTGTATGAAGGCGAAACAGGCAGTGAAGATGGCTTTTTGCTATGTTCAGATGGATTCCGACATGAGATATCAGCACGGGAGATATTTGAAGGGTTAGAGTTGGACAAGTGTGAAACTGATGGTGATATAGAAGAAAAGTTAAAATATCTCGTAGAGGTAAATAAACAACGAAAAGAAAGTGACAATATTACGGCTGTAGTAATTAAGCCGGGTAAATAG
- a CDS encoding serine/threonine protein kinase, with translation MAGKGNIIDNKYEILKEIGHGGMSVVYLAMDLRLNKQWAVKEIEKRSNDKNNQVVVQSLLVEAEMMKKLDHPALPRIVDIIDSGRTIYVVMDYIEGESLDRILEQNGAQPQELVIDWAKQLCDVLRYLHSQNPPIIYRDMKPANVMLKPEGNLKVIDFGIAREYKEHNLKDTVNLGTRGYAAPEQFGGMGQTDARTDIYCLGATLYHLVTGQSPGEPPYEIKPIRQWNPTLSSGLEAIINKCTQANPDDRYQTCDELMYALEHYTEADESYKKKQWKKMRLFIIAVSLFVIFLGGGFVFRSLASKTNNQTYDNLISVVDSTSYEDKIDSYINAIKLYPKRPEAYIKMLEVYTEHGFGIEESKQFMNYYNQNFSENNDNTYDKTSGQIAEMNYQAGIIYLYMYDSDENSQETFRSRALKAYPFFKEVCENNDGSYANYSLAQSYYVVCDFYKNYVDNSTSVKEPTKELYAELIAAVETCITNLEDYDNPDIAYVKLTMYEAILNLIHEQRRAFMRADIEAKEILSLFEMIYRNTDNLDVLQEKSIQKKASILEQKDLFISDIESIYNEE, from the coding sequence ATGGCAGGAAAAGGAAATATTATTGATAATAAATATGAAATTCTTAAGGAAATAGGGCATGGAGGTATGTCAGTGGTATACCTTGCAATGGACTTAAGACTTAATAAACAGTGGGCTGTAAAGGAAATAGAAAAAAGATCCAATGATAAAAATAATCAGGTAGTGGTTCAAAGCCTTCTTGTAGAAGCAGAGATGATGAAAAAGTTGGACCATCCGGCATTACCAAGAATTGTTGATATCATAGATAGTGGAAGAACCATATATGTTGTTATGGATTATATTGAAGGAGAATCACTTGACAGAATTCTGGAGCAGAATGGTGCACAACCTCAGGAACTTGTAATAGATTGGGCAAAGCAGTTATGCGATGTTCTAAGATATCTACATTCACAAAATCCACCTATAATATACAGAGATATGAAACCGGCGAATGTTATGTTGAAACCGGAAGGAAATCTGAAAGTAATTGATTTTGGTATTGCAAGGGAATATAAGGAACATAATCTGAAAGATACAGTAAATCTTGGAACAAGAGGATATGCAGCACCCGAACAATTTGGAGGAATGGGTCAGACAGATGCGAGAACAGATATATATTGTCTGGGAGCGACATTATATCACCTGGTTACAGGACAGAGTCCGGGAGAACCGCCGTATGAAATAAAACCAATCAGGCAGTGGAATCCCACATTGTCATCAGGGTTAGAAGCCATAATAAATAAATGTACACAGGCAAATCCGGATGACAGATATCAGACGTGTGATGAACTAATGTATGCCTTAGAACATTACACTGAGGCAGATGAAAGTTATAAGAAAAAACAGTGGAAAAAAATGAGACTGTTTATTATCGCAGTATCACTTTTCGTGATATTTCTGGGTGGAGGATTTGTATTCAGATCATTAGCATCAAAAACCAATAACCAGACATATGATAATTTGATATCGGTAGTAGATTCAACAAGTTATGAAGATAAGATTGACAGTTATATCAATGCGATTAAGTTATATCCAAAGCGTCCGGAGGCATATATCAAAATGTTGGAGGTATATACGGAACATGGTTTTGGAATAGAAGAGAGCAAACAATTTATGAATTATTATAATCAGAATTTCTCTGAAAATAATGACAACACGTATGATAAAACAAGCGGACAGATTGCCGAAATGAATTATCAGGCAGGAATAATCTATCTGTATATGTATGACAGTGATGAGAATAGCCAGGAAACATTCAGAAGCAGAGCACTAAAGGCATATCCATTTTTTAAGGAGGTATGTGAAAATAATGATGGTTCATATGCAAATTATTCGTTGGCTCAAAGCTACTATGTGGTGTGCGATTTTTACAAAAATTATGTAGATAATTCAACAAGTGTAAAAGAACCGACAAAAGAATTATATGCAGAGCTTATTGCGGCTGTTGAAACTTGTATAACCAATCTTGAAGACTATGATAATCCGGATATTGCGTATGTTAAATTAACGATGTATGAAGCAATATTAAATCTTATTCATGAACAGCGACGGGCATTTATGAGAGCGGACATAGAAGCAAAAGAAATATTAAGTTTGTTTGAAATGATTTATCGAAATACAGATAATCTTGATGTATTACAGGAAAAATCAATTCAGAAAAAGGCGAGCATATTAGAACAGAAAGATTTATTTATAAGTGATATAGAGAGCATATATAACGAGGAATAG